The following proteins are co-located in the Solenopsis invicta isolate M01_SB chromosome 7, UNIL_Sinv_3.0, whole genome shotgun sequence genome:
- the LOC105193987 gene encoding odorant receptor 43a isoform X2 produces MDNLKYVGYQDFQWAMKLNRIILDFIGLWPKAAQNSRQKLLCNFRVLVVFLAVTCGVLIPSIHSLIRIYGDIMLMLDNLQFTLPAISCSIRIVIFWWKKEAIIPIMNMISEDWIKSKNVQDRNIMIKRAQTARIIITCAYCIMGVGCFFIIILPSFGISLRLTPNITDPGRPMPLQTHYIYDVTKRPQYELTFISQSIYILLAIMSYTGIDNFLGLLIFHICGQLEILHNRLTFLDKYANSYGMLKSCIIKHMRLLSAIDIIEDTYNITLLALFVYFAILFAFYGFRIINLFDEENDLSVTHLVYFLSNVFNLFMHMCIYCVLGEILMARCSDIYYAAYNSKWYSMDPKIAKDLLPLLIRGAKPVYLTVGKVFPMTMATFCGLVKTSAGYISVLHTTRSK; encoded by the exons ATGGATAATTTGAAATATGTCGGATATCAAG ATTTCCAATGGGCGATGAAACTAAATCGTATCATCTTAGATTTTATTGGACTTTGGCCTAAAGCCGCACAAAACTCTCGACAGAAGTTACTATGCAATTTTCGGGTACTCGTCGTTTTTTTGGCCGTAACGTGCGGCGTTTTGATTCCTTCCATACATtcattaataagaatttatgGAGACATCATGTTAATGTTagacaatttacaatttactttaCCAGCTATAAGCTGTTCGATAAGAATCGTGATTTTTTGGTGGAAGAAGGAAG CTATCATACCGATCATGAATATGATCTCGGAGGATTGGATAAAATCGAAAAACGTGCAGGACAGAAATATTATGATTAAACGGGCGCAGACTGCacgcattattattacttgtgcATATTGTATAATGGGAGTAGGGtgcttctttattattattcttccGAGCTTTGGAATATCATTGAGATTGACGCCCAATATTACTGATCCTGGCAGACCAATGCCTTTACAAACGCATTATATTTATGATGTAACTAAAAGACCGCAATACGAACTAACGTTTATTAGTCAATCTATTTACATTCTTCTCGCTATCATGTCTTATACTGGAATCGATAATTTTCTCGGGCTACTAATTTTCCATATATGTGGCCAATTAGAGATTCTTCACAATCGTTTAACATTTTTGGATAAATATGCCAATTCTTATGGAATGCTAAAGAGCTGCATAATAAAACACATGCGTTTacttag tgcTATTGACATTATTGAAGATACATATAACATAACACTTCTAgcattatttgtatactttgcAATACTTTTTGCTTTCTATGGTTTTCGAATAATTAAT CTATTTGATGAAGAAAATGATTTATCTGTCACTCATTTGGTATATTTTTTATCCAACGTTTTCAATCTATTtatgcatatgtgtatatattgtgTCCTAGGAGAAATTTTGATGGCTCGg TGTAGTGACATATATTATGCTGCATATAATAGCAAATGGTACTCCATGGATCCAAAAATTGCAAAGGACTTGTTGCCTCTATTGATAAGAGGCGCTAAACCGGTTTATCTTACCGTTGGAAAAGTATTTCCTATGACAATGGCCACATTTTGcggt ttagtAAAAACATCAGCTGGTTATATATCCGTTTTACATACAACGAGAAGTAAATGa
- the LOC105198058 gene encoding odorant receptor 49b: protein MDASKYAAYQDFEWAVKLNRITLDFIGLWPQIAQDPRKKFMCNFRVLIVFVAVTFGVLIPSIHSFIRIYGDIMLMIDNLQFTLPAISCTIRIIIFWWKKEAIIPIMEMITEDWLKSKSAEDRNVMIKRAQSARIILMCVYCITAVGCLFLIVPPGFGMSIRLTPNITDPGRLMPLQTHYIYDITKRPQYELTYMSQSIYIILAVLSYIGIDHFLGLLVFHLSGQLDILKNRLTYLHKYINSHEMLKECIKKHIRLLRAIAIIEDTYNIILLSLFAYFAILFAFYGFRIMNLFDKGNGLSLSRLIFFASTIFNLFINMFLYCALGEFLVAQCNEIYNAASNNEWYSLDPKITQNLLFLLIRGSKPVYLTAGKVFPMTMTTFCSLIKTSVGYISVLHTTRRN, encoded by the exons ATGGACGCTTCGAAATATGCTGCATATCAAG ATTTCGAATGGGCGGTGAAATTGAATCGTATTACTTTAGATTTTATTGGACTTTGGCCTCAAATCGCACAAGATCCTCGAAAGAAGTTTATGTGCAATTTTCGAGTGCTCATCGTTTTCGTGGCAGTAACGTTCGGTGTATTGATTCCTTCTATACATTCCTTTATAAGAATTTATGGAGACATTATGTTAATGatagataatttacaatttactttaCCAGCTATAAGTTGCAcaataagaattataatattttggtGGAAGAAAGAAG ctaTCATaccaataatggaaatgattaCAGAGGATTGGTTAAAATCGAAAAGTGCGGAAGACAGAAATGTGATGATCAAAAGAGCGCAGAGTGCACGCATAATTCTTATGTGCGTATATTGCATCACGGCTGTTGGATGCTTGTTTCTCATCGTTCCTCCTGGATTTGGAATGTCGATAAGACTAACGCCCAACATTACTGATCCAGGCAGATTAATGCCTTTACAAACTCATTATATTTACGACATAACAAAACGGCCGCAGTATGAATTAACATATATGAGTCAATCTATCTACATAATTCTCGCAGTTCTTTCTTATATTGGAATTGATCATTTTCTTGGGCTATTGGTTTTCCATTTATCCGGTCAATTGgacattttgaaaaatcgtttgacatatttacataaatacatcAATTCTCACGAAATGTTAAAGGAAtgcataaaaaaacatattcGTTTACTTAG AGCTATTGCCATTATTGAAGATACATATAACATAATACTTCTGtcattatttgcatattttgcaaTACTTTTTGCTTTCTACGGTTTCCGTATAATGAAT CTATTTGACAAAGGAAATGGTTTATCACTTTCTCGCTTGATATTTTTTGCAtctacaattttcaatttatttataaatatgttctTATACTGTGCTCTCGGCGAATTTTTAGTGGCTCAA tgtAACGAAATATACAATGCGGCTTCTAATAATGAATGGTATTCTTTGGATCCAAAAATTACACAAAACTTGTTGTTTTTGCTGATAAGAGGTTCTAAACCAGTATATCTTACCGCTGGAAAAGTGTTCCCTATGACAATGACTACATTTTGCAGT ttaataAAAACGTCAGTCGGATATATATCAGTTTTGCATACGACGagacgtaattaa
- the LOC105193987 gene encoding uncharacterized protein LOC105193987 isoform X3, with protein MLLAMYTHFKYFVLIVDLFTRTYYYVIFYISFNLLLMFLHVDFQWAMKLNRIILDFIGLWPKAAQNSRQKLLCNFRVLVVFLAVTCGVLIPSIHSLIRIYGDIMLMLDNLQFTLPAISCSIRIVIFWWKKEAIIPIMNMISEDWIKSKNVQDRNIMIKRAQTARIIITCAYCIMGVGCFFIIILPSFGISLRLTPNITDPGRPMPLQTHYIYDVTKRPQYELTFISQSIYILLAIMSYTGIDNFLGLLIFHICGQLEILHNRLTFLDKYANSYGMLKSCIIKHMRLLSAIDIIEDTYNITLLALFVYFAILFAFYGFRIINLFDEENDLSVTHLVYFLSNVFNLFMHMCIYCVLGEILMAR; from the exons atgctaCTTGCTATGTATactcattttaaatattttgttctaaTTGTGGATTTATTTACGCGtacttattattatgtaatattttacataagctttaacttattattaatgttCCTACACGTAGATTTCCAATGGGCGATGAAACTAAATCGTATCATCTTAGATTTTATTGGACTTTGGCCTAAAGCCGCACAAAACTCTCGACAGAAGTTACTATGCAATTTTCGGGTACTCGTCGTTTTTTTGGCCGTAACGTGCGGCGTTTTGATTCCTTCCATACATtcattaataagaatttatgGAGACATCATGTTAATGTTagacaatttacaatttactttaCCAGCTATAAGCTGTTCGATAAGAATCGTGATTTTTTGGTGGAAGAAGGAAG CTATCATACCGATCATGAATATGATCTCGGAGGATTGGATAAAATCGAAAAACGTGCAGGACAGAAATATTATGATTAAACGGGCGCAGACTGCacgcattattattacttgtgcATATTGTATAATGGGAGTAGGGtgcttctttattattattcttccGAGCTTTGGAATATCATTGAGATTGACGCCCAATATTACTGATCCTGGCAGACCAATGCCTTTACAAACGCATTATATTTATGATGTAACTAAAAGACCGCAATACGAACTAACGTTTATTAGTCAATCTATTTACATTCTTCTCGCTATCATGTCTTATACTGGAATCGATAATTTTCTCGGGCTACTAATTTTCCATATATGTGGCCAATTAGAGATTCTTCACAATCGTTTAACATTTTTGGATAAATATGCCAATTCTTATGGAATGCTAAAGAGCTGCATAATAAAACACATGCGTTTacttag tgcTATTGACATTATTGAAGATACATATAACATAACACTTCTAgcattatttgtatactttgcAATACTTTTTGCTTTCTATGGTTTTCGAATAATTAAT CTATTTGATGAAGAAAATGATTTATCTGTCACTCATTTGGTATATTTTTTATCCAACGTTTTCAATCTATTtatgcatatgtgtatatattgtgTCCTAGGAGAAATTTTGATGGCTCGg TGA
- the LOC105193987 gene encoding odorant receptor 43a isoform X1, which translates to MLLAMYTHFKYFVLIVDLFTRTYYYVIFYISFNLLLMFLHVDFQWAMKLNRIILDFIGLWPKAAQNSRQKLLCNFRVLVVFLAVTCGVLIPSIHSLIRIYGDIMLMLDNLQFTLPAISCSIRIVIFWWKKEAIIPIMNMISEDWIKSKNVQDRNIMIKRAQTARIIITCAYCIMGVGCFFIIILPSFGISLRLTPNITDPGRPMPLQTHYIYDVTKRPQYELTFISQSIYILLAIMSYTGIDNFLGLLIFHICGQLEILHNRLTFLDKYANSYGMLKSCIIKHMRLLSAIDIIEDTYNITLLALFVYFAILFAFYGFRIINLFDEENDLSVTHLVYFLSNVFNLFMHMCIYCVLGEILMARCSDIYYAAYNSKWYSMDPKIAKDLLPLLIRGAKPVYLTVGKVFPMTMATFCGLVKTSAGYISVLHTTRSK; encoded by the exons atgctaCTTGCTATGTATactcattttaaatattttgttctaaTTGTGGATTTATTTACGCGtacttattattatgtaatattttacataagctttaacttattattaatgttCCTACACGTAGATTTCCAATGGGCGATGAAACTAAATCGTATCATCTTAGATTTTATTGGACTTTGGCCTAAAGCCGCACAAAACTCTCGACAGAAGTTACTATGCAATTTTCGGGTACTCGTCGTTTTTTTGGCCGTAACGTGCGGCGTTTTGATTCCTTCCATACATtcattaataagaatttatgGAGACATCATGTTAATGTTagacaatttacaatttactttaCCAGCTATAAGCTGTTCGATAAGAATCGTGATTTTTTGGTGGAAGAAGGAAG CTATCATACCGATCATGAATATGATCTCGGAGGATTGGATAAAATCGAAAAACGTGCAGGACAGAAATATTATGATTAAACGGGCGCAGACTGCacgcattattattacttgtgcATATTGTATAATGGGAGTAGGGtgcttctttattattattcttccGAGCTTTGGAATATCATTGAGATTGACGCCCAATATTACTGATCCTGGCAGACCAATGCCTTTACAAACGCATTATATTTATGATGTAACTAAAAGACCGCAATACGAACTAACGTTTATTAGTCAATCTATTTACATTCTTCTCGCTATCATGTCTTATACTGGAATCGATAATTTTCTCGGGCTACTAATTTTCCATATATGTGGCCAATTAGAGATTCTTCACAATCGTTTAACATTTTTGGATAAATATGCCAATTCTTATGGAATGCTAAAGAGCTGCATAATAAAACACATGCGTTTacttag tgcTATTGACATTATTGAAGATACATATAACATAACACTTCTAgcattatttgtatactttgcAATACTTTTTGCTTTCTATGGTTTTCGAATAATTAAT CTATTTGATGAAGAAAATGATTTATCTGTCACTCATTTGGTATATTTTTTATCCAACGTTTTCAATCTATTtatgcatatgtgtatatattgtgTCCTAGGAGAAATTTTGATGGCTCGg TGTAGTGACATATATTATGCTGCATATAATAGCAAATGGTACTCCATGGATCCAAAAATTGCAAAGGACTTGTTGCCTCTATTGATAAGAGGCGCTAAACCGGTTTATCTTACCGTTGGAAAAGTATTTCCTATGACAATGGCCACATTTTGcggt ttagtAAAAACATCAGCTGGTTATATATCCGTTTTACATACAACGAGAAGTAAATGa